The sequence CATGGCCAGGGGTGCCAGCCaacgcggcagcggtggtgtcggcGACGTGTCCCGagcacaccgccgcccacACACTTCTGCGCCGATTGGATTTGCGCCCGAGGGCAAAGAAGAAcgctgtggcggcgacggtgatgcACCACGCACTGCCTCGCTCGACGGACGTGACGACAGTGATGCCTAACATCAACGCACGACCgacgggcagcagcactacctTCGAGAACTTAGTTGAAGATCGTCCCTTGTcggaggtggagctgagGGAAGTCGTCGAGGCGAAGCGGGCCCTGTTGCAGCCGTAAgcgcgcttcttctcctccttcccctccccccgattacccccccccacttctccctctcgctctgttgGCTCGTGCTTGCAGTGCAGCTTATGCACAAACCATCCATGCATGGGtcatctctgctgctgtagaGCTgtgccttccccccccctcatcatCCACTCTACGTGCTacatcccccccccttgcaAGGGGGGGGATGACAGACGTTCTCTACAGAGGCCCAGCGACTGCGCCGCATGGGAAGAGGGCAAGGCGGGCGATGGCGCATGTGCGGACGTTGGTGTGTCTCTGGAAGAGAGTGgctgagggaaggggaggagacaCAGTGAGGCTTGATCATCTCCGCTGATAGATTTCCCGCCCCCTCGGTAGATGTGCATGTCGTTATTTTCGTCTCTtcaggtggcgctgctggtagcTAATGCGTTCACATCCGcctgcacccccctccctctctgttcacggctgccgcagatggtcctctcctccactaCTCGACGTGTGGGGCTCTTCTACCCCGTTCCCGCGCACGAGTTGGGCAGATTACTAGAATCCATTCGTTCTTCGCTGAACCACCCAGAGGAAAGACTGGTGGGGGTCGAAAAAGACTCGCAACcggtggaggtgtgtgtgcgtgtgcacagcACCGACAGACAAATATGAAATAAGCGTAAAAAGCGAACGAGGCAACCCActgccccccttccctgcaCTTCTCACGTGCGTAATGAGAGGCCACCACATGTGGTCATcattcatctctctccctccctccctccctctcctcctccctccacttTTCCCCACTGCCGCCATGCCCCCCATCATTATCCCAATGCTCGGCGCCCCGTCGACTGCTTCGCGCCTCTGAGCGAAACGGCTTCACCACGCCACAGTTTGAGCCTATTTAGCATACGCAAACCTTTTGTTTCTATCCTCGCTCCCTTGGCGTTAcgtctcctctctccgcctcaccGTGCTCTCCCCGCCATGTCGCTCTTCAGGAAGGCTTTCGCTGTTGTGTTGGCTGTCGCCTTCGTTGTGCTCTTCGCTGAGGCGGAGATGGTGGAGCTCAACCCGGCAAACTTCCACAAAATTGTGAAGGACCCCTCGAAGAATGTATTCGTCATGTTCTACGCCCCGTGGTGTGGCCACTGCAACAACATGAAGCCCGTGTGGTTGGAGCTGGCGGACAACTACCCCATCTCGGAGGACATCATCATTGCCCGCATCGATGCCAGTGCCCACCGCGGAATCGCGAAGGAGTTCGGCATCAGTGGATTCCCAACCCTCAAGTTCTTCCCCAAGAGGGACAAGTCGGGTGCGAACCAGTACAGCGGCCCGCGCGAGCTCTCCGCCTTCCGGTCATACGTAGCGGCCAACAGGCAGTAAAGTACTGCCACAGTGATGCACCTTCGTGAGCCGCTAAGGCAGAAAGTGGGTGCAACGCAGGAGGGCGTCAGAGGAAGACGCTATGAGGGGGAAAGGTATAGCGGGGCTGAGAGTCGGTGAGatgcggcgacggcgatcACAACGCAAGGGAGGCAGGAAGTCCCTCTACTGGGTTGTCTACTACACCAACACACCGACATCCGTGTAAGCGCCGCCTTAGTCTCCTATGCTCCCCACCCGCGCCTCTTTCCTGTTCAAGGTTGTCTCGCCACCTCTAAGCGGCCTTTCTCGGGCTATCTCTGCCTGGGCCCATTCTGtacgctctcttcctctcttatCTTCATTCGTTTCTTTCCCCTTGTCTCACTGTcgtcaccccccctccctccctcccgcgtGGCGTCATCCGGGGTCCGGCACTCCCCGCACATGAAGCGGCGAGGCCGCGCGGGCCCCCCTCCGTCCCTGCCgatggcgaggcgctgctctggtggcgacggtcGGGCcctgggcggcgctgcggcggagcgACCGGCGACAGCCAACCCATTTGCGCCATCGATGGGGGCCGGCGAAGTGTCGGCGTGACTCGCGCGCATCTCCGCGGGCCCTCGCGGCCTGTGGGTGCGGGGAACGGGTCGAGCTCGAGGGTGGGGCCCTGCGAGAGACAGGCCCGGGGCGGAGTGCGCGGGGAGGTCGGGctcgcgtgctgcgtggCAGGGAGCGGACTTGTTTGAAGAGAACCCCTCCATGGACGTGTGACAGTGTGGTGCACCCCTGTGGCTGTGAGTTttgtccctctctttccacctcTGCCATGTAGAGCGCGCTCCTCATGCTTTGTtttgcccttttcctcttcccacccgccctccccctcaaGGGTGGCACCGATGTACGCCCACTCATCACTGGTGTGGCTGGCCTCCACGCTTTTTGTGTCCCTCCCGTCGCTCCCCTCCGCTAGGCCTCCTCGCCTTAGTTACTACGCCGGAGAGCTGGTGGTTGCTGCGTTATTGACGGGCCTCAACCGCAGCCGCAGGAAGGGCTGAGCAACGGAAAAAAATGAATTGAATGCAACCATGGGCTACCCGGGGGAAAGAACTAACGTCCAACGATGAAGCGCGCaaagtggggagggggtggaggcagAAAGGATGCTCAGCGTGCCGGTCGAATCAGCCGAGACGCACGTAGACGTCTCCCTCTTGGGCCAATGTCTGCTCCCCTTTCATCTTCTGTTGGTGTGCCTTTCAGCGGACTAAGTAGACAAGAGCGATCTGCAGATAAAAAGAGGCGGACGGACGGGCggccggggggggggcggggagatCGGAAAGCACCGGCTCCCGCGCTTCCATGTGCAGGGGGCAGAGGCTGCTCGAGCGGCTGTGGCGCAAAGGTCAAGTAATCGCGCCTTGATGCTGGTGCGCCCCTTTGGGCATGTATGCGCCTCTGTCTgtcctgtctctctctcgcacacaCAGTTGGGGCGTTTCCCTCTGCCATTCTCTGTTTTGGGGGGTTTGCTGGAGGGCACTGCGCACGTACATGTTCctgctggctgctgctggatgccgtctctctctctctctctttactcTTCTCCATGGACCCTCCCACCCCGTTTCATCTTCACCCACCGCCTGCACGGCAGCTAGCAATGCACGCGCGCATCGTTTTCCCTTTCAGCGTGTCCACTctaccacacacacgtgaaCCACAACACGCCTACAGCCACCACTAACTCATGGCTCCGTTGCGCTGCGGCTAAACCCTGGCCATCTGGGAGGAACCGCGTGCCATCAAATAGGGCCATGCCGCCTAACGGACTCTTCCCACTCTTCTTCGTCCATTTCCCGCATGCGTACTGCACGATGGCTACCAGACGGGCCTGCGTGGACTGTATGCCTCGATTCAAAGCGGGCCGTGTCCAGGGTCCTGCCCGAGGGCagaagcggtggcgtcggTCGTACGGGTAACAAGGGGTGGTGTAGGTGCACGCTAGATGAGCCCAAGGAGGACGTTGGCCCGCCTCAGGTCAGGCCCCTGTGAGACTCTATGTTCTGACTG comes from Leishmania panamensis strain MHOM/PA/94/PSC-1 chromosome 6 sequence and encodes:
- a CDS encoding protein disulfide isomerase (TriTrypDB/GeneDB-style sysID: LpmP.06.1030) is translated as MSLFRKAFAVVLAVAFVVLFAEAEMVELNPANFHKIVKDPSKNVFVMFYAPWCGHCNNMKPVWLELADNYPISEDIIIARIDASAHRGIAKEFGISGFPTLKFFPKRDKSGANQYSGPRELSAFRSYVAANRQ